The Triticum aestivum cultivar Chinese Spring chromosome 3A, IWGSC CS RefSeq v2.1, whole genome shotgun sequence genome includes a region encoding these proteins:
- the LOC123063566 gene encoding homeotic protein female sterile, with protein MAAYYNGGRTMPYSNTDECFDGGRTMYSNNTDDCYDAGKHGHGHGQGHGHGGANMYANTTDVECFQDSGRHGYGGGGRTMYSNTVDEECFDSGRHGHGHGHGYGHNDGRAMSYSTTTEECFGGGEQGQGYYKKEVKQHKNRERVGEVGALAAGAFALYEGYEVKKDPAHARKHQIEAGVAGAAALGAGGYAYHEHREQKQAAYGGQQEYRMPVHNGYCN; from the exons ATGGCGGCCTACTACAACGGCGGCAGGACCATGCCCTACTCCAACACCGACGAGTGCTTCGACGGTGGCAGGACCATGTACTCCAACAACACCGACGACTGCTACGACGCTGGCAAGCACGGCCACGGGCACGGGCAGGGCCATGGCCATGGCGGGGCAAACATGTACGCTAACACCACTGACGTGGAGTGCTTCCAGGACTCCGGCAGGCACGGCTACGGTGGTGGCGGCAGGACCATGTACTCCAACACCGTCGACGAGGAGTGCTTCGACTCCGGCAGGCACGGGCATGGGCACGGCCACGGCTACGGGCACAACGACGGTAGGGCCATGTCCTACTCCACCACCACCGAGGAGTGCTTCGGCGGTGGTGAGCAGGGGCAGGGGTACTACAAGAAAGAGGTGAAGCAGCACAAGAACAGGGAGCGCGTCGGCGAGGTCGGCGCCCTCGCCGCCGGTGCCTTCGCCCTG TATGAGGGGTACGAGGTGAAGAAGGACCCGGCACACGCGAGGAAGCACCAGATCGAGGCCGGCGTGGCAGGCGCGGCGGCGCTCGGCGCCGGCGGCTACGCGTACCACGAGCACCGCGAGCAGAAGCAGGCCGCCTACGGCGGGCAGCAGGAGTACAGGATGCCCGTCCACAACGGCTACTGCAACTAA
- the LOC123063569 gene encoding uncharacterized protein produces the protein MAAYYNGGRPMPYSNTDEGFDGGRTIYSTPTECYDASKHGLGTGHGHGYGGTNMYSNTTDVQCFDSSMHGQGRGGGGRTMYSNTAHGLFDSGRPGHGHIHSYGHNDGRIMSYTTTTTKESFGGGEQGQGYYKKEVKQHKNRELLGEVGAFAPVITQEVNIA, from the coding sequence ATGGCGGCCTACTACAACGGCGGCAGGCCCATGCCATACTCCAACACCGACGAGGGCTTCGACGGCGGCAGGACGATTTACTCCACCCCCACCGAGTGCTACGACGCCAGCAAGCACGGCCTTGGCACCGGCCACGGCCATGGGTATGGCGGGACCAACATGTACTCCAACACCACTGACGTCCAGTGCTTCGACTCCAGCATGCACGGGCAAGGCCGCGGTGGCGGTGGCAGGACCATGTATTCCAACACCGCCCACGGGCTCTTCGACTCAGGCAGGCCCGGGCATGGGCACATCCACAGCTACGGGCACAACGACGGTAGGATCATGTCGTACACCACTACCACCACAAAGGAGTCCTTCGGCGGAGGCGAGCAGGGGCAGGGGTACTACAAGAAGGAGGTGAAGCAGCACAAGAACAGGGAGCTCCTCGGTGAGGTTGGCGCCTTTGCCCCGGTAATTACTCAGGAAGTCAACATCGCATAA